From the genome of Trypanosoma brucei brucei TREU927 chromosome 11 chr11_scaffold01 genomic scaffold, whole genome shotgun sequence:
TTAAACTATTATCTTCCACCTCCcgatattttcttttctccgtTGTCATTTTACACCGGACTATTTCCCCGCCTTCTGAAAAAAACGCTATCCACGCGTGACGCCATTTCTACCGCCTTTTCCTCGTCATCCTAAGTGACAGTTGGAACAGTGCTGGTTGACCTTTTCTCATATGCTTCGATTTCTGTCTTGTGCTTATATATGCACGTGGTGAAGGGGAGCGAGTGACTCGGTGTACTTTACGGAGGGAAGGGGATTTAGTGACGATGGTAATATAATATTCTCGCGATCACTCAGGGGGGAAGGTTGTGGTTAGCTGTGCCGTCTCCCTTAACCTTAGCCTTTTGTCGGTGCTCACTTTTAGACTCGCTGTGTCAGCACTTGTTTACGCCACTTCTTCGgcttttcttccgtttttttaatttttttcccctttcgtcGTTCCATGCCATTTGGACGGCTACTTAACGAGTATCAATTATTTCAACTGGGTGGAGGAAGGATTTAACCaacaagagagaaagaacaaataGAGCTCAAACAAGGCACATACATAAACCGCAAGCAGGTGTGGTGTgtgcacacatatacacTCATTACGCCGATATAGACTCTAGCGCACAAGTAAGCAGAAAAATAGTTTACACATCAAATCGAAGGAAGTCGGAAAGTTACTTTTATTCATCACTTCATGCAGCAGCCATCACAACAACAGATTCAACCAATCGATTCCTTGTCGCCATTCCTTGGCGGCAAGTGGTGGATTCGCGCTCGCGTGACGGACAAGTCTGAAATACGAACGTGGAATAAACCAACCTCACAGGGGaagctgttttcttttacgcTCATTGACGAGTCTGCTTCTATCCGAGCGACGGTATTCAATGAGGCCGTCGACATGTTCAATCCCCTCATAGTGAACGGACAGGTTTACTACTTTAGTGGGGGTCAGGTAAAAAATGCCAACCGTAAGTTCAGTAATGTGAATAATGACTACGAGTTGAGCTTTGACAACACCTGTCAAATATCAGCAGCAAGGGATGTCGTTAGCTCGTCGATTCCCCTACAGCGGTATAACTTTGTGCCAATTGCCATCCTCAAGCAACGAGAAGTCGGTTCTTTAGTCGACGTGCTGGCTGTTGTGTTGAATGTGGAGGAATTGGGCACCATCGTACAGAGATCAACTGGTCGTGAGTTGGTCAGACGCACCGTGAAGGTTGCCGATTCCACCGCGGGGATTGACGTCACCCTGTGGAACGAAAACGCCAAAGAGTGGCCACATCAACCTGGCACCGTACTGGCAATGCGGCAACTTAAGGTGGGGAGTTTTGATGGTGTAACGCTCTCCACAACAATGCAGTCATCGTTTGATGTTAATCCAAACATCCCTGACGTGAAGAAGCTTCGTGAATGGTTTGAATCTACGGGTGGACGGGACGTCAGTTCACTTTCAATGCAGGGAAATAATGCTTTGGGGCTCGCGAGCAGTGGAGAAACCTACCGCGGCTACAAGTACATTGATGACATAACGACTGAGGGGCTCGGAAAAGGCCCGAAGCCGGACTACATCGATTTGCGTTGCGTTCCTGTTTACCTCAAACAGGATACACAGTGGTACGATGCCTGTCCACAATGCAACAAGAAAGTGATGCTCGAAGGGGCAATGGGTGATCGCTTCCGTTGTGAGAAATGTGACCAATCTATTGTACCAACACAACGGTACTTGGTGTCTATTCAAGTCACAGATAACGTTTCGCAGGTGTGGCTCACGCTCTTTAATGAGTCGGGAGCCGAGTTCTTTGGCATGACGGCTCCTGAACTAAAAAGACGTCAGGAGGAGGATCCCATGTTTGTGACAAAAGTGGCCCAGATGCGCATGAACCGTCCTGTGCTCATGCGTCTTCGTGTGAAGGAGGAGGGTCTCGGTGGCAATGAAGATTCGGAAAGGGTGCGCTTAAATGTTGTGCGCATTACGGAGTTTATGCCGCTGGACACCGTGACGGAGGATAAGCGACAAGCCATGGCGGCACAACTGCGGCAGGAGTGCGACGAAATGATTAAATGCATTAATGCCTACTTGTAAGGCCTTCACCATCAAACTGGATTTGAGAGCAGCCGATTGATTTCATTTGGCGCGGTGTGTTCTCAGGCCAACGGGAACCAGCCCCGGAGTTGAAGGACAAGCGAGTGATTGAGTGGGTATCTTTTTGTACGCTGAGtaagggggaggggtgaGGGTAAATTTTTTGACAGAAATAACCAGATGCGTCATGGATTTTCGTCCTGTACCAGGCAAAAGAACTCGTGATAAAATAATTAGCTAAATCGAATGAAAGAGGAGCCGGAGAATGCCGAATGGGAGAAATTCACATGGACAAATGAGGCGATGAATATTATAGACCCAGTGGGTGCATTGGAAGAGAAGGCGGCGAGGGATTTTCCAATCTCTGCTGAGCGCCCTCAGTTCTTCTCCTATGACGTCGTCAACGGAAGTTGTGCGGGGCTAGAAAGTGGCTGCAAACATTTCAACCTCGCTTCCAGGTGCATTAAACCCCTGCAGATGTGGAGGGATAGTGTGGCGGCTTCGTTACTGGTATTGTTTTTCACTGTATAACTCATAGTTAttgagaaggggaaggggggaagtatCACTACTGCCACGAGCGTTTTCTGATGTTGCGTGCTcagctgttttttcttctatatttttttaaatcttttctttctacATGGCACTTTCGCCACATATGATATATGAGGAGGCGCATATGAAAGGGGACTTTGAGCGCCGTCGCAGGCCGGTTCGGGCAGTTGCTACTGCGTCAATCCAGCGTGACACGACTGATATTTCGCGTGAACGCAATCTTTTACGCAGCTCTTCTTTCTCAACCGCTCCCATTACGACCCATGCCGTGCAAGTGAACTAAAATAGGTAGGAAATAATTAGCAATGAGGAGTAGCCGGGGTATTTTGTTCCTTAGTGGAGCTTTCGCCATACGTGGCATGTCTGCATACCACAGCTATCAACGGCTTGACACAGTATCCCACACCAGCAAGGTGTACTCACTCCAAATGCAGCGGCAGACCGTACACTTCACCCCCATAACTCGACTTGGTGTAGAGGCAACTGCAAACCCGACAACAGCCACTAATGCAACAGGGCAGACGGGGGATGGCGACGGGGCCACTGCCCTGGACGTGGCAATGCGTGTTAACAAACTCAAACGCCTCCACCAAACGGGAGGTGGGCCCAGTGGAAAGAAGCAGGTCGAGTTGGATGCTTGGCGAGACCTGAACAACCTCACCGAGGCACAGATAAATTCTGCTGAAGGAAAGGCGGTGTCGTTACTGCTTAATTCGTGGGCGTACTTCGCTAAGTACTGGGAAAAGGGTGCTGAAGGACCGTCTGCCAGCCTCTCTGAAGTCACTCCCTCCAATGATAGCAGTAGTGCGGGTGAACACGGTACACAGTAAACCCGTGTGGATTTCCACCATACATTACTCTATGCACGGTGACGACGGTGTGAAGGGataatggggggggggaatcaGAAATGCAAACAAAGAGTGATAGGGAAGAAAGATAAGCGATGTCTTAAGTGCGCGTTCGGATGCATCCGGTGGAGGGGGGCTCAACCTTAGTCCTTCATATGAACTTTGTTGGATGTTGAAATTGTTAATGCTATATAAGGAGCATGAGGAAGGTCGTTGAACCATGATTAGGGTATGCACAATATTGAGAAGGGGCGGTATATGTAATATGGAAATGGTCCGACGGAGGGTGGgggagaagaagaggaaccaCTGCAAACTGCCGGTTGGGGGAACTTGTGGTGCTTGCGGAGCCACCGCCATTTTGGTGTATCCATCGATGCTTTAACTTGTTAGTGCTGCTTCAATGCGTTAAGCAAGTGAAATGACTTCAAAAGGTGGTGCCTATGCGGGTGATGATTTGGGTGCTTTGAGGCCGTTTTACCCGCCTCCCCTACGATTTGTCGTTTCCTGTTATTTGTATCACCTTCAAACCCCTTTCTTAGCCGCGGTCGTGctgtgatatatatatatatatatatatatatatatgcgtgccCGTGAATGTGGGGCTCGTGTGTGTAAGCTAATATGTGACAGGAGTATTGAATTctcattttgtttattcacACAGAACAAAGGGATGAAGTGGAGATGGTAAATAACGATAAAGTCAAAGAAATGACGTGCCAGTGTCTACTCTTGAGTACGGAGAAGGGGCGCCTAGACCGTTGTAGCGTGCCTTcgtgttttcccccctttccattcGTTATTCTTTCaaaacttttttgtttcccatcTACTGTATTGGAGTGGCATCAGAGACAGATGTGTTTGCACGCAAAGGGGGAGGGCGCAACGGAGGATTGAGAGGAGGATGACGGTGTGTCGTGGACGGTTTCGCTTTCCGCAGTTTGACTCCTATCGTGCCCTGTTCCAC
Proteins encoded in this window:
- a CDS encoding replication factor A 51kDa subunit — translated: MQQPSQQQIQPIDSLSPFLGGKWWIRARVTDKSEIRTWNKPTSQGKLFSFTLIDESASIRATVFNEAVDMFNPLIVNGQVYYFSGGQVKNANRKFSNVNNDYELSFDNTCQISAARDVVSSSIPLQRYNFVPIAILKQREVGSLVDVLAVVLNVEELGTIVQRSTGRELVRRTVKVADSTAGIDVTLWNENAKEWPHQPGTVLAMRQLKVGSFDGVTLSTTMQSSFDVNPNIPDVKKLREWFESTGGRDVSSLSMQGNNALGLASSGETYRGYKYIDDITTEGLGKGPKPDYIDLRCVPVYLKQDTQWYDACPQCNKKVMLEGAMGDRFRCEKCDQSIVPTQRYLVSIQVTDNVSQVWLTLFNESGAEFFGMTAPELKRRQEEDPMFVTKVAQMRMNRPVLMRLRVKEEGLGGNEDSERVRLNVVRITEFMPLDTVTEDKRQAMAAQLRQECDEMIKCINAYL